A genomic region of Salvelinus namaycush isolate Seneca chromosome 7, SaNama_1.0, whole genome shotgun sequence contains the following coding sequences:
- the LOC120050891 gene encoding zinc finger protein 501-like codes for EEEEKIGTSVYDGDHVETFSISGEQQQENHRAKRSHPCPHCEEIFPILSKLEMHLKIHTGENLYSCTDCGKSFTTSQALTVHLRVHTGEKPYSCSICGESFSQQSSLKTHQRVHTGEKPYLCSDCGKSFSTSSSLKTHQRMHTGEKPYSCSDCGKSFTSSSSLKQHQRVHTGEKPYSCSDCGSIFSQHSTLKQHQRVHTGEKHYFCSDCGKCFTRSVELRVHWRTHTGEKPYCCSDCGKSFSQQGHLKCHQRIHTGEKPYYCSDCGMNFFQQSGLKSHQRIHTGEKPYVCSDCGKSFSNQSNLKTHQRIHKGEKPYSCSDCGKCFTTSTEIKVHQRRHTGEKPYYCSDCGKSFTRLATLKTHQCIHKGENSHHFSQTS; via the exons gaagaggaggagaagattgggacATCTGTTTAtgatg gagaccatgttgagacattctctatatccggagagcaacagcaggaaaatcacagagctaagaggtctcaccCCTGCCCACATTGTGAGGAGATTTTCCCAATTCTATCAAAACTAGAAATGCActtaaaaatacacacaggagagaatctgtattcctgcactgactgtgggaagagtttcacaaCATCACAGGCTCTGACAGTTCATCTGCGAGTCCACACTGGAGAAAAACCTTACTCCTGCTCTATCTGTGGGGAGAGTTTCTCTCAACAGAGCagcttaaaaacacaccaacgtgtacacacaggagagaagccttacttgtgctctgactgtgggaagagtttctccaCATCAAGCagcttaaaaacacaccaacgtatgcacacaggagagaagccttactcctgctctgactgtgggaagagcttcaccTCATCAAGCAGCTTAAAACAACACCAAcgtgtacacacaggagagaagccttactcctgctctgactgtgggtcGATTTTCTCTCAACACAGCACCTTAAAACAACACCAAcgtgtacacacaggagagaagcattacttctgctctgactgtggaaaatgtttcaCAAGATCAGTTGAGCTAAGAGTTcattggagaacacacacaggagagaagccttactgctgctctgactgtgggaagagtttctctcaacaGGGCCATTTAAAATGTCaccagcgaatacacacaggagagaagccttactactgctctgactgtgggatgaATTTCTTTCAACAGAGCGGCTTAAAgtcacaccaacgtatacacacaggagagaagccttacgtgtgctctgactgtgggaagagtttttcaaATCAGAgcaacttaaaaacacaccaacgtatacataaaggagagaagccttactcctgctctgactgtgggaagtgcttcacaacatcaactgagATAAAAGTTCATCaaagaagacacacaggagagaagccttactactgctctgactgtggaaagagtttcaccCGATTGGCTACCTTAAAAACACATCAATGTATACATAAAGGAGAGAATTCACATCACTTCTCTCAGACCAGCTAA